One genomic region from Lathamus discolor isolate bLatDis1 chromosome 21, bLatDis1.hap1, whole genome shotgun sequence encodes:
- the SIRT6 gene encoding NAD-dependent protein deacylase sirtuin-6 isoform X2, whose protein sequence is MEEKGLSPKFDTTFESARPSKTHMALLGLQRVGILKFLVSQNVDGLHVRSGFPRDKLAELHGNMFVEECVKCGKQYVRDAVVGSMGLKPTGRLCSVTKARGLRACRGKLRDTILDWEDSLPDRDLTLADEACRKADLSITLGTSLQIKPSGNLPLITKKRGGKLVIVNLQATKHDKQADLRIHAYVDDVMTKLMKHLGLEVPEWTGPVVVERAELSKPEQLCRFEAGAQGLCKEEPLSQHNGTGGLSPDLGTTLVERRDSLKQECPSPDMGPTRVKKMKVEPLVT, encoded by the exons ATGGAAGAGAAGGGGCTCTCCCCAAAATTTGATACCACCTTTGAGAGTGCCAGACCCTCCAAGACACACATggctctgctggggctgcagagggTCGGCATCCTGAAATTCCTGGTCAGCCAGAACGTGGATGGCCTTCACGTGCGCTCCGGATTCCCAAG GGACAAGCTGGCCGAGCTCCACGGGAACATGTTTGTGGAAGAGTGTGTGAAGTGTGGCAA GCAGTACGTGCGGGACGCCGTGGTGGGCAGCATGGGGCTGAAGCCCACGGGCAGGCTCTGCAGCGTCACCAAAGCCCGCGGGCTGCGGGCCTGCAG AGGGAAGTTAAGAGACACCATTCTGGACTGGGAAGATTCCCTGCCCGACCGTGACCTCACGCTGGCGGATGAAGCCTGCAG GAAAGCTGATCTCTCCATCACTCTGGGGACCTCTCTGCAGATCAAACCCAGCGGCAACCTCCCACTGATCACGAAGAAGAGAGGAGGGAAGCTGGTCATTGTCAACCTACAGGCAACCAAACAC GACAAACAGGCCGACCTCCGCATCCATGCTTACGTCGATGATGTGATGACGAAGCTGATGAAGCACTTGGGGCTGGAGGTGCCGGAGTGGACAGGGCCGGTGGTGGTGGAACGTGCGGAGCTCTCCAAGCCcgagcagctctgcaggtttGAGGCCGGGGCTCAAGGGCTGTGCAAGGAGGAGCCACTCTCCCAGCACAACGGCACGGGCGGGCTGAGCCCTGACCTTGGGACCACACTGGTGGAACGCCGTGACAGCCTGAAGCAGGAGTGTCCCAGCCCGGACATGGGGCCAACAAGGGTGAAGAAGATGAAGGTAGAGCCTCTCGTCACCTGA